One window of Leifsonia sp. AK011 genomic DNA carries:
- a CDS encoding HdeD family acid-resistance protein, translated as MSSTTSELTSLFRQTRIVWGIRAAVALILGVLVLVWPQSTINILAVILGIYFVILGIVRVVQGFTDKELNGGGKVANFILGAVILAAGVIVIRNPFETAVFIVILVGISWIFEGVATLIDTARGNGSALSIVIGILIALAGVLVILFADGVTIAYAVFFGITLIAVGILDLVLLFTVGRTLAAAAKA; from the coding sequence ATGTCATCGACTACGAGTGAGCTCACGAGCCTCTTCCGGCAGACCCGGATCGTCTGGGGAATCCGTGCGGCCGTCGCCCTCATCCTGGGCGTGCTGGTGCTCGTCTGGCCGCAGTCCACGATCAACATCCTCGCCGTGATCCTCGGCATCTACTTCGTGATCCTCGGAATCGTGCGCGTCGTCCAGGGCTTCACCGACAAGGAGCTGAACGGGGGCGGCAAGGTCGCCAACTTCATCCTGGGCGCCGTGATTCTCGCCGCGGGCGTGATCGTCATCCGCAATCCCTTCGAGACTGCCGTGTTCATCGTGATCCTCGTGGGCATCTCCTGGATCTTCGAGGGAGTAGCCACCCTGATCGACACCGCGCGCGGCAACGGCAGCGCCCTCTCGATCGTGATCGGCATCCTCATCGCGCTCGCCGGCGTGCTCGTCATCCTCTTCGCTGACGGCGTCACGATCGCGTACGCCGTGTTCTTCGGCATCACGCTCATCGCGGTCGGCATTCTCGACCTCGTGCTCCTGTTCACCGTCGGGCGCACGCTCGCGGCCGCAGCGAAGGCCTAG
- a CDS encoding sigma-70 family RNA polymerase sigma factor — protein MASPSRSPEWEHVLTQLVRERGDALTTYAYLISGSRDDASDLVQDALVKTFGRLRNGFTVASAEAYVRRAILNTYLDAGRRRTRWRKIAHLQVTPEIDEARDTEVQSRVDLQAQLMRLRPRERACVVLRYYEDLKVDDIAEWLGISAGAVKRYLSDGLARLAVSLSDEEGDRD, from the coding sequence GTGGCCAGTCCCAGCCGGAGCCCAGAGTGGGAGCACGTCCTGACGCAGCTGGTACGGGAGCGGGGGGACGCTCTGACCACCTACGCGTACCTGATCTCGGGGAGCCGGGATGACGCATCCGATCTCGTGCAGGATGCCCTCGTGAAGACGTTCGGACGTCTCCGCAACGGCTTCACCGTCGCGAGTGCGGAGGCGTACGTCCGCCGAGCCATCCTGAACACGTATCTCGACGCCGGACGCCGCAGGACGCGCTGGCGCAAGATCGCGCACCTCCAGGTCACCCCCGAGATCGATGAGGCGCGCGATACCGAGGTGCAGTCGAGGGTGGACCTCCAGGCTCAACTCATGAGGCTCCGTCCCCGTGAGCGCGCGTGTGTTGTGCTGCGGTACTACGAGGACCTCAAGGTCGACGACATCGCGGAGTGGCTGGGGATCAGCGCGGGTGCGGTCAAGCGATACCTGAGCGATGGTCTCGCTCGACTGGCTGTCTCGCTGAGCGACGAGGAGGGCGATCGTGACTGA